A region of Streptomyces sp. R44 DNA encodes the following proteins:
- a CDS encoding antibiotic biosynthesis monooxygenase — MNAVTRPDARPDLRRPGVGAVLASTWRVATPERQRAAVEAIRRTWESKEWPDLGLLSYSVYIGTDGDTLLHYSQWTAQEAYDAFVAGYRGDRNAEIDAAVPGIERVALHRYAAPHRSAVLGEESAGAVPGAIAAVEVDFDGPDAGRQEAWVDAVLTAMADDEGKRAVRGGIGAHFHRSVDGTRVLNLAEWESEQAHVEWQAEYAPLSEAWRKVHEYPGLVGSRVRRYTPALSLDAGV, encoded by the coding sequence ATGAACGCCGTCACCCGCCCCGACGCCCGCCCCGACCTCCGCCGCCCCGGCGTCGGCGCCGTCCTGGCCAGCACCTGGCGGGTCGCCACCCCCGAGCGGCAGCGGGCGGCCGTGGAGGCCATCCGCAGGACCTGGGAGAGCAAGGAATGGCCCGACCTGGGGCTGCTCTCGTACAGCGTCTACATCGGCACGGACGGGGACACGCTCCTCCACTACTCCCAGTGGACCGCCCAGGAGGCCTACGACGCGTTCGTCGCCGGATATCGCGGCGACCGGAACGCCGAGATCGACGCGGCCGTCCCCGGCATCGAACGGGTGGCGCTGCACCGCTACGCGGCGCCGCACCGCAGCGCCGTCCTCGGCGAGGAGAGCGCGGGCGCGGTGCCCGGGGCGATCGCGGCCGTCGAGGTCGACTTCGACGGGCCGGACGCCGGACGGCAGGAGGCCTGGGTGGACGCGGTGCTCACCGCGATGGCCGACGACGAGGGGAAGCGGGCGGTGCGCGGCGGGATCGGCGCGCACTTCCACCGGTCCGTGGACGGCACCCGCGTCCTGAACCTCGCCGAGTGGGAGAGCGAGCAGGCCCACGTCGAGTGGCAGGCGGAGTACGCCCCGCTCAGCGAGGCCTGGCGGAAGGTGCACGAGTACCCGGGGCTCGTCGGCAGCCGGGTACGCCGGTACACGCCCGCGCTGAGTCTCGACGCGGGCGTGTGA
- a CDS encoding N-acetyltransferase family protein, producing MILRPATRAELPAVLALLADEDRVVDPASVLVTEAYERAFADIEGDPRNEMLVLVDGDLVLGCLQATYIPGLGKGGAERALIEAVRIRADRRGGGLGRELMERAVARAKERGCALVQLTSNKQRTEAHRFYASLGFARSHDGFKLAL from the coding sequence ATGATCCTTCGCCCCGCCACCCGCGCCGAACTGCCCGCCGTCCTCGCCCTGCTCGCCGACGAGGACAGGGTGGTGGACCCCGCGTCGGTCCTCGTCACCGAGGCGTACGAGCGGGCCTTCGCGGACATCGAGGGCGATCCGCGCAACGAGATGCTCGTCCTGGTGGACGGCGACCTCGTCCTGGGCTGCCTCCAGGCCACGTACATCCCGGGGCTCGGCAAGGGCGGCGCCGAGCGGGCCCTGATCGAGGCGGTCCGGATCAGGGCCGACCGGCGCGGCGGCGGGCTCGGCCGGGAGCTGATGGAGCGGGCCGTGGCGCGGGCGAAGGAGCGCGGCTGCGCGCTCGTCCAGCTGACCAGCAACAAGCAGCGGACGGAGGCCCACCGCTTCTACGCCTCACTGGGCTTCGCGCGCAGCCACGACGGCTTCAAGCTGGCGCTCTAA
- a CDS encoding endonuclease/exonuclease/phosphatase family protein produces the protein MSSSIPRSAAVSAVVAAALASGLLAGSANAAAEDAAAGVRIHDIQGTTRVSPLVGKQVTGVTGIVTGVRTYGSRGFWIQDPNADDNAATSEGVFVFTSSVPTVAVGDAVSVNGTVTEYVPGGLNSGNQSLTQISKPVITVVSKGNPVPAPVTISGWSVPEEYAPEGDPAAGGSINGLTLDPETYALDYYESLEGTNVRIDSSRVVGATDPYAELWVTVKPWENDNERGGTVYGSYESQNTGRLQIQSLTPLAQQPFPKANVGDRLTGTTEGPLDFNQFGGYTLTARTLGTLVDEGLERETTDKQHKNELAVATYNVENLDPTDPQEKFDALAKAVVENLASPDIVALEEIQDNNGAKNDGTVAADVTVKKFTDAIVAAGGPAYEWRSIDPQNGKDGGEPGGNIRQVFLFNPERVSFTDRAGGDATTATAVTGTKGRAALTLSPGRIDPSNAAWEASRKPLAGEFVFRGRTVFVIANHFGSKGGDESIVSHHQPPNRSSDAKRLLQAQAVNAFVKQIEAVDKQADVLVVGDINDFEFSGTTQGLTDGGALFPAVKSLPLSERYSYVYQGNSQVLDQILTSPGVHHFEYDSVHINAEFADQDSDHDPQVLRFRP, from the coding sequence ATGTCTTCCTCCATACCGAGATCCGCCGCGGTCTCCGCCGTCGTCGCCGCCGCCCTCGCCTCCGGTCTGCTCGCGGGTTCGGCGAACGCCGCCGCGGAGGACGCCGCCGCCGGCGTCCGCATCCACGACATCCAGGGCACGACGCGCGTCTCCCCCCTCGTCGGCAAGCAGGTCACCGGTGTCACGGGCATCGTCACCGGCGTCCGCACCTACGGCTCTCGCGGATTCTGGATCCAGGACCCGAACGCCGACGACAACGCGGCGACCAGCGAGGGCGTCTTCGTCTTCACGAGTTCCGTCCCGACCGTCGCCGTCGGCGACGCGGTCAGCGTGAACGGCACGGTCACCGAGTACGTCCCCGGCGGCCTGAACTCCGGCAACCAGTCGCTGACCCAGATCTCCAAGCCCGTGATCACGGTCGTCTCGAAGGGCAACCCCGTCCCGGCCCCGGTGACGATCTCCGGCTGGTCCGTCCCCGAGGAGTACGCCCCCGAGGGCGACCCCGCCGCGGGCGGCTCGATCAACGGCCTGACGCTGGACCCCGAGACGTACGCCCTGGACTACTACGAGTCCCTGGAGGGCACCAACGTCCGGATCGACTCCTCGCGGGTGGTCGGCGCCACCGACCCGTACGCGGAGCTCTGGGTGACGGTGAAGCCCTGGGAGAACGACAACGAGCGCGGCGGCACGGTCTACGGCTCGTACGAGTCCCAGAACACCGGCCGGCTCCAGATCCAGTCGCTGACCCCGCTGGCCCAGCAGCCGTTCCCCAAGGCGAACGTGGGCGACCGGCTGACCGGCACCACCGAGGGCCCGCTCGACTTCAACCAGTTCGGCGGCTACACGCTGACCGCCCGCACCCTCGGCACCCTCGTCGACGAGGGCCTGGAGCGCGAGACCACGGACAAGCAGCACAAGAACGAGCTGGCCGTGGCGACGTACAACGTCGAGAACCTCGACCCGACGGACCCGCAGGAGAAGTTCGACGCGCTCGCGAAGGCGGTCGTCGAGAACCTCGCCTCGCCCGACATCGTCGCCCTGGAGGAGATCCAGGACAACAACGGCGCCAAGAACGACGGCACCGTCGCCGCCGACGTGACGGTCAAGAAGTTCACGGACGCGATCGTGGCGGCCGGCGGACCGGCGTACGAGTGGCGCTCGATCGACCCGCAGAACGGCAAGGACGGCGGCGAGCCCGGCGGCAACATCCGTCAGGTCTTCCTCTTCAACCCCGAGCGGGTCTCCTTCACCGACCGCGCGGGCGGCGACGCGACCACCGCCACCGCCGTGACGGGCACCAAGGGCCGTGCCGCGCTGACCCTCTCCCCCGGCCGGATCGACCCGTCCAACGCCGCCTGGGAGGCCAGCCGCAAGCCGCTCGCGGGCGAGTTCGTCTTCCGCGGCCGCACGGTCTTCGTCATCGCCAACCACTTCGGCTCGAAGGGCGGCGACGAGTCCATCGTCTCCCACCACCAGCCGCCGAACCGTTCCTCCGACGCCAAGCGACTGCTCCAGGCGCAGGCCGTCAACGCCTTCGTCAAGCAGATCGAGGCCGTCGACAAGCAGGCCGACGTGCTGGTGGTCGGCGACATCAACGACTTCGAGTTCTCCGGGACGACGCAGGGGCTGACGGACGGCGGCGCGCTGTTCCCGGCCGTGAAGTCGCTGCCGCTCAGCGAGCGCTACTCGTACGTGTACCAGGGCAACAGCCAGGTCCTCGACCAGATCCTGACCAGCCCGGGCGTCCACCACTTCGAGTACGACAGCGTCCACATCAACGCCGAGTTCGCCGACCAGGACAGCGACCACGACCCCCAGGTCCTGCGCTTCCGCCCGTAA
- a CDS encoding SDR family NAD(P)-dependent oxidoreductase has product MSEQRVALVTGSSSGIGAAVARRLADAGYRIVVNSGRSVEAGEALAAELPDAVYVRADVSDEAQAAGLVAAAVEAYGRLDLLVNCAGTTRFIPHDDLEAASPEVWRHLYDVNVIGVWQTVTAAVPHLRKTGGNIVTISSQAGVRPGGSSIPYSVSKAAVNHMTKLLAKTLGPDIRVNAVAPGLIDTPWFDGVDGADAAKEHVAGVVPLRRVGRPEDIAGAVFDLAHASYITGEILLVDGGGHLLG; this is encoded by the coding sequence ATGAGCGAACAGCGCGTCGCACTCGTCACCGGTTCGTCCTCCGGCATCGGGGCCGCCGTCGCCCGACGTCTCGCCGACGCCGGCTACCGGATCGTCGTCAACTCCGGGCGGTCCGTCGAGGCGGGGGAGGCCCTCGCCGCCGAACTCCCGGACGCCGTCTACGTCCGGGCCGACGTCTCCGACGAGGCCCAGGCCGCCGGGCTCGTCGCGGCCGCCGTGGAGGCGTACGGCCGCCTCGACCTCCTCGTCAACTGCGCGGGCACCACCCGGTTCATCCCGCACGACGACCTCGAAGCCGCCTCGCCCGAGGTCTGGCGCCACCTCTACGACGTCAACGTCATCGGAGTCTGGCAGACCGTCACCGCCGCCGTCCCGCACCTGCGGAAGACCGGCGGCAACATCGTGACGATCTCCTCCCAGGCGGGCGTCCGGCCGGGCGGCAGCTCCATCCCGTACTCCGTCTCCAAGGCGGCCGTCAACCACATGACGAAGCTCCTCGCCAAGACCCTCGGCCCCGACATCCGCGTCAACGCCGTCGCGCCCGGCCTCATCGACACCCCCTGGTTCGACGGGGTGGACGGAGCCGACGCCGCCAAGGAGCACGTGGCCGGCGTCGTCCCGCTGCGCCGGGTCGGCCGCCCCGAGGACATCGCCGGCGCCGTCTTCGACCTCGCCCACGCCTCCTACATCACGGGAGAGATCCTCCTCGTCGACGGCGGCGGGCACCTGTTGGGTTAG
- the dapA gene encoding 4-hydroxy-tetrahydrodipicolinate synthase: MNTERPFGRALCAMVTPFDAAGGLDLGAARELAARLVAEGCDGLVLNGTTGESPTTTDTEKAQLIHAVRNAVGPGPAVVAGVGTADTRHTVALARQAEEAGADGLLVVTPYYSRPPQAAVEAHFLKVADATGLPVMVYDIPVRTGTRVEPATMRRLARHPRIVAVKDCSYDLLGSARLIAETGLAYYSGSEELNLPLYAVGGAGYVSTVANVVPRQLRAVLDAFDAGDTEGAARLNALTLPLAELMMSSGLPGTVTAKALLGGPVREPLQPADRETADGLRAAHEALVNA, from the coding sequence ATGAACACTGAACGCCCCTTCGGGCGCGCCCTCTGCGCGATGGTCACCCCGTTCGACGCCGCCGGCGGCCTCGACCTCGGCGCCGCGCGCGAGCTCGCCGCCCGGCTGGTCGCGGAGGGCTGCGACGGCCTGGTCCTGAACGGCACGACGGGCGAGTCCCCGACCACCACGGACACCGAGAAGGCCCAGCTGATCCACGCGGTGCGGAACGCCGTCGGCCCCGGGCCCGCGGTCGTCGCGGGCGTCGGCACGGCCGACACCCGGCACACCGTCGCCCTCGCCCGCCAGGCGGAGGAGGCGGGGGCGGACGGGCTGCTCGTCGTCACCCCCTACTACAGCCGTCCCCCGCAGGCGGCCGTCGAGGCGCACTTCCTGAAGGTCGCGGACGCGACCGGTCTGCCGGTGATGGTCTACGACATCCCGGTCCGCACCGGCACCCGGGTCGAGCCCGCGACGATGCGGCGACTCGCCCGGCACCCGCGGATCGTGGCGGTGAAGGACTGCTCGTACGACCTGCTGGGCTCGGCCCGGCTGATCGCGGAGACTGGGCTCGCGTACTACTCGGGCAGCGAGGAGCTGAACCTGCCGCTGTACGCGGTGGGCGGCGCCGGCTACGTCAGCACGGTGGCCAACGTCGTACCGCGTCAGCTGCGGGCGGTCCTGGACGCCTTCGACGCGGGCGACACCGAGGGCGCGGCCCGGCTCAACGCCCTGACCCTGCCGTTGGCCGAGCTGATGATGTCCTCGGGCCTGCCGGGCACGGTGACCGCGAAGGCGCTGCTCGGCGGTCCGGTGCGCGAACCGCTGCAGCCCGCCGACCGGGAGACGGCCGACGGGCTGCGGGCTGCGCACGAGGCGCTGGTGAACGCCTGA
- a CDS encoding alkaline phosphatase PhoX, whose translation MPLNRREFTKQSAVAGAGLALTGVVGALATAPEALASDEPEAFGAGHGHGHELGYGPLVADPDGVLALPEGFSYRIVTHSGVTRLESGEFTPSNHDGTAAFAGPRGATYLVNNHELKGPRSKWEHPVPLTEGLVYDPAAAGGCTVVEVHRDGTVAEWVGIAGTSTNCAGGRTAWGTWLTGEETEDLAGKNGMTKDHGYIFEVDPRDVRANLDPKPVKAFGRYAHEAVVIDPKHGHAYLTEDASGPNGLLFRWVPPQDFEHGRGRLRTLADDAGVLQAFKCIDSSGRFVDDLSRATRIGTVYGVDWVDVPDRDARTTPVRKQFTDGQVTRARKLEGMWWADGGAYVVSSYAREESPGAAHDGQVWFYDPKRRTLTLKVLLGVNTAPDQDGAFDGPDNITVSPYGGLVIAEDGEGVQHLFGATDSGRTYPIARNDLNDSEFTGVVFSPDGDTLFANIQTPGIMVAITGPWRRQPRR comes from the coding sequence ATGCCGCTCAATCGCAGAGAGTTCACCAAGCAGTCCGCCGTCGCCGGTGCGGGCCTCGCCCTCACCGGTGTCGTCGGGGCTCTCGCCACCGCCCCCGAGGCGCTCGCCTCCGACGAGCCCGAGGCGTTCGGGGCCGGCCACGGGCACGGCCACGAGCTCGGGTACGGGCCGCTCGTCGCCGACCCCGACGGAGTGCTCGCCCTGCCCGAGGGGTTCTCGTACCGCATCGTCACCCACAGCGGCGTGACCCGCCTGGAGTCCGGCGAGTTCACCCCCTCCAACCACGACGGCACCGCCGCCTTCGCCGGCCCGCGCGGCGCCACGTACCTCGTCAACAACCACGAGCTCAAGGGCCCCCGCAGCAAGTGGGAGCACCCCGTGCCGCTCACCGAGGGCCTCGTCTACGACCCGGCCGCGGCCGGCGGCTGCACCGTCGTCGAGGTGCACCGCGACGGCACCGTCGCCGAGTGGGTCGGCATCGCCGGCACCTCCACCAACTGCGCCGGCGGCCGCACCGCCTGGGGCACCTGGCTGACCGGCGAGGAGACCGAGGACCTGGCCGGCAAGAACGGCATGACCAAGGACCACGGCTACATCTTCGAGGTCGACCCGCGCGACGTCCGCGCCAACCTCGACCCGAAGCCGGTCAAGGCCTTCGGCCGGTACGCCCACGAGGCCGTCGTGATCGACCCCAAGCACGGCCACGCCTACCTCACCGAGGACGCGTCCGGCCCCAACGGGCTGCTCTTCCGCTGGGTGCCGCCGCAGGACTTCGAGCACGGCCGCGGCAGGCTCCGTACCCTCGCCGACGACGCCGGCGTGCTCCAGGCCTTCAAGTGCATCGACTCCTCGGGCCGCTTCGTCGACGACCTGTCCCGCGCCACCCGGATCGGCACCGTCTACGGCGTCGACTGGGTCGACGTCCCCGACCGCGACGCCCGCACCACCCCCGTCCGCAAGCAGTTCACGGACGGCCAGGTCACCCGCGCCCGCAAGCTGGAGGGCATGTGGTGGGCCGACGGCGGCGCCTACGTCGTCTCCTCCTACGCGCGCGAGGAGAGCCCCGGAGCCGCGCACGACGGCCAGGTCTGGTTCTACGACCCGAAGCGCCGCACCCTCACCCTCAAGGTGCTCCTCGGGGTGAACACCGCCCCGGACCAGGACGGCGCCTTCGACGGCCCCGACAACATCACCGTCTCCCCGTACGGCGGCCTCGTCATCGCCGAGGACGGCGAAGGCGTCCAGCACCTCTTCGGCGCGACCGACTCCGGCCGCACCTACCCGATCGCCCGCAACGACCTCAACGACAGCGAGTTCACCGGCGTCGTCTTCTCGCCCGACGGCGACACGCTCTTCGCCAACATCCAGACCCCGGGCATCATGGTCGCGATCACCGGCCCCTGGCGCCGCCAGCCCCGCCGCTGA